One Thauera sp. K11 DNA window includes the following coding sequences:
- a CDS encoding pentapeptide repeat-containing protein, with amino-acid sequence MRRPWAGAALLVLALGLAAPAGAQRAGMVGGCDIRRGTLCTNLNLNGADLAGANLANSQFTQSDLSGANLADAKLDEANFASTELRGANFRQASMVRINLRGARLNEAILAGANLGNAVLQNADLSKADLSGAVLVNADFSNARLEGANLQGADLQRANLRAAKLKGASLAGARLHGANFTRASLIDADLTGADIDQAIFLNAQTQGCKGCP; translated from the coding sequence ATGCGACGACCATGGGCAGGCGCCGCGCTGCTCGTCCTGGCACTGGGCCTGGCGGCGCCGGCCGGCGCGCAGCGCGCCGGCATGGTCGGCGGCTGCGACATCCGGCGCGGCACGCTGTGCACCAATCTCAACCTCAACGGGGCCGACCTCGCCGGCGCCAACCTGGCGAACTCGCAATTCACCCAGTCCGACCTGTCGGGCGCCAACCTCGCGGACGCGAAACTCGACGAGGCCAATTTCGCCAGCACCGAACTGCGCGGCGCCAACTTCCGGCAGGCGTCGATGGTGCGCATCAACCTGCGCGGGGCACGCCTCAACGAGGCGATCCTCGCCGGCGCGAACCTCGGCAATGCGGTGCTGCAGAACGCGGACCTGAGCAAGGCCGATCTTTCCGGAGCGGTGCTGGTCAATGCCGACTTCAGCAATGCGCGGCTCGAAGGCGCGAACCTCCAGGGTGCCGACCTGCAGCGCGCCAACCTGCGCGCCGCCAAGCTGAAGGGCGCCTCGCTCGCGGGCGCCAGGCTGCATGGCGCCAATTTCACCCGCGCCTCGCTGATCGACGCCGACCTCACCGGCGCCGACATCGACCAGGCGATCTTCCTGAACGCGCAGACGCAGGGGTGCAAGGGCTGCCCGTGA